The following proteins are encoded in a genomic region of Methanobacterium sp.:
- the carB gene encoding carbamoyl-phosphate synthase large subunit gives MPRDKDINKVLIIGSGPIQIGQAAEFDYSGSQACKSLQEEGIKTVLVNSNPATIQTDVDMADEVYVEPLTPEIVAQIIKKENPDAILPTMGGQTGLNVSTGLEKIGALEGVKVIGSSIQTIKNVEDRDLFDSFMKNLNEPVPQAKAVKSLDEAFEAVEKIGFPVIVRPAFTLGGTGGGVAHNDQELEEIATRGLDMSYINQVLIDQSVLGWQEFEYEVMRDKNDTCIIVCNMENLDPMGIHTGESIVVAPAQTLSDADNQRLRNASIKIIRALGIQGGCNIQFAVHPLTGEYKVIEVNPRVSRSSALASKATGYPIAKISAKIAVGMTLDEIRNDITQKTPASFEPSIDYIVSKVPRWPFDKFKGISREIGVQMKSTGEVMAIGRTLEESLHKAIRSLDVGRYGFDDVEFNEEKLKNATDDRFFQIYSAIKSGMKIEDIYSLTKINPFFLNKILNIVDWEKKISKENIFDPQIMLKTKKMGFSDRKLADITGLEEETIRKTREKEGIVPTYKMVDTCAAEFEAQTPYYYSTYEEEDEVIVTDKKKVIIIGAGPIRIGQGIEFDYCCVHAAMALKNEDIETIIINNNPETVSTDYDISSKLYFEPITLEDVMSIINKEKPYGVVVQFGGQTSINLAVPLAREGVRILGTPHESIDRVEDRERFTKVLNKLGIAQADYGIAFSFEEASEAAKQIGFPVLVRPSYVLGGRAMEIVYDDNELKEYMKEAVRISPEHPILVDKFLEDAIEIDVDALSDGKEVFIGGIMEHIEEAGVHSGDSACVIPPQSIPEDVLKIIKDHTIKLALELDVVGLINIQYAVKMDDENNPKVYILEANPRASRTVPIVSKAVGVPLAKIAAELMMGKTLKDFGLKDEVKIDHVAVKESIFPFIKLPEADSILGPEMKSTGESMGIDSNFGISYYKAQLSAGMDLPQKGTIFISVRDQDKDKIMDIAKKAEELGFELIATRGTAKAVQDQVEINIIRKVSQESPNIRDAVLNGKVAMIINTPSGKQSADDGYYIRRMAVELGIPYVTTLAGARAALNAIENVEKGKIGVKSLKEYHKYE, from the coding sequence ATGCCACGGGACAAAGATATTAATAAAGTGCTTATTATTGGTTCAGGACCCATCCAAATTGGCCAAGCTGCTGAATTCGATTATTCAGGCTCACAAGCCTGTAAATCCCTCCAGGAAGAGGGTATAAAAACTGTGCTGGTTAACAGTAACCCTGCAACCATCCAAACTGATGTAGACATGGCAGATGAGGTTTATGTGGAACCATTAACCCCTGAAATTGTGGCTCAGATCATTAAAAAGGAAAACCCTGACGCTATTTTACCGACTATGGGAGGGCAAACTGGACTGAATGTTTCAACTGGTTTAGAAAAGATCGGTGCATTGGAAGGAGTGAAGGTAATAGGATCATCAATCCAGACCATCAAAAACGTGGAAGACCGTGACCTCTTTGACAGCTTCATGAAAAATCTCAACGAACCTGTCCCCCAAGCTAAAGCTGTTAAATCATTAGATGAAGCCTTTGAAGCAGTTGAAAAAATAGGATTTCCAGTTATTGTAAGACCGGCATTTACTCTCGGTGGAACTGGAGGTGGAGTTGCACATAATGACCAAGAATTGGAAGAAATTGCCACCCGAGGATTAGACATGAGCTATATTAACCAAGTGCTCATTGATCAGTCTGTACTGGGTTGGCAGGAATTTGAATACGAAGTGATGCGTGATAAAAATGATACTTGCATCATTGTGTGTAACATGGAAAACCTTGATCCCATGGGAATTCATACTGGAGAAAGTATTGTGGTGGCTCCTGCACAAACCCTCTCAGATGCAGATAACCAACGACTTAGAAATGCTTCAATCAAGATCATACGCGCCCTGGGAATCCAAGGAGGCTGTAATATACAGTTTGCTGTTCACCCACTAACCGGCGAGTACAAAGTTATTGAAGTTAACCCCCGGGTGAGCCGTAGTAGTGCATTGGCGTCAAAAGCTACTGGATACCCGATAGCCAAAATTTCAGCAAAAATTGCAGTTGGCATGACCTTAGATGAGATCAGAAACGATATAACCCAAAAAACACCCGCCTCATTCGAACCCAGCATAGACTACATAGTAAGTAAGGTGCCCCGCTGGCCATTTGACAAGTTTAAGGGAATCAGCAGAGAAATTGGAGTTCAAATGAAGTCTACTGGAGAAGTTATGGCCATTGGAAGAACACTTGAAGAATCTCTACACAAAGCCATCCGGAGCTTAGATGTGGGAAGATATGGATTTGATGATGTAGAATTTAATGAAGAAAAACTCAAGAATGCAACTGATGATCGGTTTTTCCAAATTTACAGTGCAATCAAGTCTGGTATGAAAATTGAGGATATCTATTCTTTAACTAAAATTAATCCATTTTTCCTGAATAAAATACTCAATATAGTAGATTGGGAGAAAAAAATAAGTAAAGAAAACATCTTTGATCCTCAAATAATGCTTAAGACCAAAAAAATGGGTTTTTCAGATCGTAAACTTGCAGATATAACTGGTTTAGAAGAAGAGACCATTAGAAAAACCAGGGAAAAAGAAGGAATTGTCCCAACTTACAAAATGGTAGATACTTGTGCAGCAGAGTTTGAAGCACAAACACCCTATTATTATAGTACCTATGAAGAAGAAGATGAAGTAATAGTTACTGATAAGAAAAAAGTTATAATTATTGGTGCTGGACCCATACGTATCGGTCAAGGAATAGAATTTGATTATTGCTGTGTCCACGCAGCAATGGCTCTTAAAAACGAAGATATTGAAACTATTATAATAAATAACAATCCTGAAACCGTGAGTACTGACTACGATATATCCAGTAAACTATATTTTGAGCCCATAACCCTAGAAGATGTTATGAGCATAATAAACAAAGAAAAACCTTACGGAGTGGTAGTGCAATTCGGAGGTCAAACTTCTATTAACCTTGCTGTTCCTCTGGCCCGTGAAGGAGTGCGTATTCTGGGAACACCACACGAGAGTATAGACCGAGTTGAAGATCGGGAAAGATTTACTAAAGTTCTTAATAAATTGGGAATAGCTCAAGCGGATTATGGAATCGCATTTTCATTTGAAGAAGCTAGTGAAGCAGCTAAACAAATTGGATTCCCTGTACTGGTGCGACCATCATATGTGTTAGGGGGTCGGGCCATGGAAATAGTCTACGATGATAATGAACTGAAGGAATATATGAAAGAAGCTGTTCGAATTTCCCCAGAACATCCTATACTGGTAGATAAATTCCTTGAAGATGCCATTGAAATAGATGTTGACGCCCTATCTGATGGAAAAGAGGTATTCATCGGAGGGATCATGGAGCATATTGAAGAAGCTGGAGTGCACTCAGGAGATTCTGCTTGCGTTATACCCCCCCAAAGCATTCCTGAAGATGTTTTAAAAATAATTAAAGATCATACTATTAAATTAGCTCTTGAACTTGATGTTGTAGGCCTTATAAACATCCAGTATGCAGTTAAAATGGATGATGAGAATAATCCTAAAGTTTACATATTAGAAGCAAACCCAAGGGCAAGTAGAACTGTCCCGATTGTGAGTAAAGCGGTTGGTGTTCCATTAGCAAAGATAGCAGCCGAACTAATGATGGGAAAGACATTAAAAGACTTCGGATTGAAAGATGAAGTAAAAATAGATCATGTAGCTGTAAAGGAATCCATATTCCCCTTCATTAAACTTCCAGAAGCAGATTCCATACTGGGACCTGAAATGAAATCAACTGGAGAAAGCATGGGGATCGATTCAAACTTTGGAATATCCTATTATAAAGCACAACTTTCTGCAGGGATGGATCTGCCACAAAAAGGCACAATTTTCATCAGTGTTAGGGATCAAGATAAAGACAAAATCATGGACATTGCAAAAAAGGCAGAAGAACTTGGTTTTGAATTGATCGCCACCCGCGGAACAGCTAAAGCAGTACAAGATCAAGTCGAAATAAATATCATACGTAAAGTTAGTCAGGAATCACCCAATATTCGTGATGCTGTTCTAAATGGCAAAGTAGCCATGATTATAAACACTCCTTCTGGAAAACAATCAGCAGATGATGGGTATTACATAAGAAGAATGGCAGTTGAACTAGGCATACCATATGTAACTACACTAGCTGGGGCTAGAGCTGCTTTAAATGCTATAGAAAATGTGGAAAAAGGAAAAATTGGAGTTAAATCCTTAAAAGAATATCATAAATATGAATAA
- a CDS encoding CBS domain-containing protein yields MQIKDIMSEEIHFIQVPGNRGNALELMREKNVSGLPVVKKGTKKLVGILTRTDLVENPDEEQIALIMTREMITVGPEDDIGDAARKMTENHIRRVPVVDKEELVGLVTASDLINKALWKMDISDPAEKYMLRSVPTTWERTPLKVAFEIMRYFNLKVILALSNEGKPSGILTETDFLDESEVVSEQTVHNTSVGTEGDKWSWDSKNVLYVIKNHLQFSDKEVKDVATSDLAIVTTKTAVKDCASKMRQRKIEQMPVIDVEGELVGLIRASDLIKSIIP; encoded by the coding sequence ATGCAGATAAAGGACATAATGTCAGAGGAAATACACTTCATACAAGTACCAGGAAATCGTGGCAATGCACTGGAACTAATGCGAGAAAAAAACGTATCAGGATTACCTGTTGTTAAAAAAGGAACCAAAAAACTAGTAGGCATATTAACCCGAACTGATCTAGTAGAAAACCCAGATGAAGAACAAATTGCTCTTATAATGACTCGAGAAATGATAACTGTAGGTCCTGAAGATGATATAGGGGACGCTGCCCGAAAAATGACAGAAAATCATATTCGAAGAGTGCCTGTTGTTGATAAAGAAGAATTAGTAGGATTAGTGACTGCCTCAGATCTCATTAACAAAGCTTTGTGGAAAATGGATATCAGCGATCCTGCAGAAAAATATATGCTCCGCAGCGTACCTACCACATGGGAAAGAACTCCCCTTAAAGTAGCCTTTGAAATTATGCGTTACTTTAACTTAAAAGTAATTCTGGCACTTAGTAATGAAGGAAAACCATCAGGCATTCTTACTGAAACTGATTTTTTAGATGAAAGTGAAGTTGTGTCCGAACAGACTGTGCATAACACATCAGTTGGTACAGAAGGGGATAAATGGTCATGGGATAGTAAGAACGTTCTTTATGTGATTAAAAATCATCTACAATTCTCTGATAAAGAGGTGAAAGATGTTGCAACCAGTGACCTAGCCATAGTCACCACCAAAACTGCTGTGAAAGACTGTGCCAGTAAAATGCGTCAAAGAAAAATTGAACAAATGCCAGTTATTGACGTAGAAGGTGAATTAGTTGGATTGATAAGGGCAAGTGACCTCATTAAATCCATTATTCCTTAG
- a CDS encoding amidohydrolase family protein, with amino-acid sequence MLNIKNGLVLYGPELEPMKANILIEDNYIVEVSADASGGREIDAKGCIVSPSLINSHVHLGDSVAKDIGDGEHIENVVKPPNGLKHKLLAKTNPSDICCSIRNSLEEMLETGTTTLVDFREGGVNGISQIQEASKDIPIRKIVLGRQNSFFKDPSYKSGSKHLNDDFEAEIRKNSLELLEYADGVGLSGFGEVDDKVAKIITETCSQVGKISAIHAAEYEQVQRNSLKSTGKTEVERALDCEFNILIHLTSPMNNDLDLIRNGKKSVVCCPRSNGALSVGIPPIKEMWSKGINLLLGTDNVMFNSPNMFREMEYALKLTRGFYKEYFPPVEILKMATVNAGQALNLNLGCIQEGMLADIMMVELLSDNPILSLINRTESKNIIGLVTDGKLIYMR; translated from the coding sequence ATGCTTAACATCAAAAACGGATTGGTACTATATGGCCCAGAACTGGAGCCAATGAAAGCTAACATCCTCATTGAAGATAATTATATTGTAGAAGTCTCAGCCGACGCTTCTGGTGGGCGAGAAATCGATGCCAAAGGATGCATAGTTTCTCCATCATTAATTAACAGTCATGTACATTTGGGAGACTCGGTTGCAAAAGATATTGGAGATGGAGAACACATTGAAAATGTTGTGAAACCTCCAAACGGACTGAAACACAAATTACTTGCAAAAACAAACCCTTCAGATATTTGTTGCTCAATAAGGAATTCTTTAGAGGAAATGCTTGAAACAGGAACAACCACTCTGGTTGATTTTAGAGAAGGAGGAGTTAATGGCATTTCACAGATCCAAGAAGCAAGCAAAGACATACCAATACGAAAAATTGTTCTGGGACGTCAGAATTCCTTCTTCAAAGATCCATCCTACAAATCCGGTTCTAAACATCTCAATGATGATTTTGAAGCGGAAATAAGAAAAAATTCCCTTGAACTTCTCGAATATGCAGATGGTGTTGGCCTAAGTGGATTCGGAGAAGTTGATGATAAAGTTGCCAAAATAATAACTGAAACATGCTCCCAAGTTGGGAAAATTTCTGCAATTCATGCTGCTGAATATGAACAAGTGCAACGAAATTCTCTTAAATCCACTGGGAAAACAGAAGTAGAAAGAGCTTTAGATTGTGAATTTAACATTCTGATACATCTTACATCACCAATGAATAATGATTTGGATCTTATAAGGAATGGAAAAAAGTCAGTGGTTTGTTGCCCCCGTTCCAATGGTGCTCTTTCCGTTGGAATACCACCCATAAAAGAGATGTGGAGCAAGGGGATAAACTTATTATTGGGAACAGATAATGTGATGTTCAATTCTCCCAACATGTTTAGGGAGATGGAATATGCCCTAAAATTAACCAGAGGCTTCTATAAGGAATATTTCCCCCCAGTAGAAATATTAAAGATGGCAACAGTTAATGCTGGTCAAGCCCTGAACCTAAACCTTGGATGTATTCAAGAGGGTATGTTGGCAGATATCATGATGGTAGAACTGTTGTCCGACAACCCAATACTGTCCCTGATCAACCGCACTGAATCGAAAAACATAATAGGTCTTGTGACAGATGGTAAACTAATATATATGAGGTGA
- the cobK gene encoding precorrin-6A reductase, translating into MNVLVMAGTSDARKIIKSLSKGNVSVLATATTSHGTDLAQSSGASKVLEGYFNSDQLVRVIEENSIQILIDATHPFASLATQNAIIASEKTGIEYVRFERPPSDLPDSELIHKCYSFEEATRKILEIKKEDLLEKNQVKGKILHLAGVNTLHHLTNKISPHFIVIRTLPAVYSIEKCLKLGIPHGNIVAMEGIFSPKFNRILMEEYQIEIILTKESGDSGGVMSKIKAALDLNIPVVIVMRPEIKKLQGKKVFDDLSYLCDEIISNKH; encoded by the coding sequence ATGAATGTATTAGTAATGGCTGGCACTAGTGACGCTAGAAAGATTATAAAATCTCTATCCAAGGGCAATGTGTCTGTTCTGGCTACTGCCACCACTAGCCATGGAACTGATCTGGCACAAAGTTCCGGAGCAAGTAAAGTCCTGGAAGGATATTTTAATTCTGACCAGTTGGTTAGGGTAATAGAAGAAAACAGTATCCAAATATTAATCGATGCAACCCATCCTTTTGCATCTCTAGCCACTCAAAATGCCATAATTGCATCTGAAAAAACAGGAATTGAATATGTTCGTTTTGAAAGACCTCCAAGTGATCTTCCAGACAGCGAACTTATTCATAAGTGTTATTCCTTTGAAGAAGCCACCCGCAAAATATTGGAAATTAAAAAAGAGGATTTACTGGAAAAAAATCAAGTTAAGGGGAAAATTTTACATCTTGCTGGCGTGAACACCTTGCATCATCTTACCAACAAGATCTCTCCTCATTTTATTGTGATTCGGACTCTTCCTGCAGTTTATTCTATTGAAAAATGTCTCAAACTTGGCATTCCTCATGGAAACATAGTGGCTATGGAAGGAATATTTTCCCCAAAATTTAACCGCATCCTCATGGAAGAATACCAAATAGAGATTATTTTAACAAAGGAAAGTGGAGACAGTGGTGGGGTGATGTCTAAGATTAAAGCTGCACTTGATCTTAATATACCTGTAGTTATTGTCATGAGGCCTGAAATTAAAAAATTACAAGGGAAAAAAGTGTTTGATGATCTTAGCTATTTATGTGATGAGATTATTTCAAATAAACACTAA
- a CDS encoding calcium-translocating P-type ATPase, PMCA-type, which yields MKWKNLSASETLKELNSSINGITNAEAQKRLSKHGKNELVEEKKPGPVQIFFSQFMDILIFILIIAAIAAFYVGDTLDAIVIVIVVIINAVVGFIQEYRAEKAMEKLKGMISNEAVVIRDSQEQKVPAGELTIGDIVLLEEGDNVPADLRIIESHDLLIDESAMTGESFPIEKHPEIKYSDDHGNENMAFMETDVSSGRGKGVVVEIGMDTKIGKIAEMIQEEEEPTPLQQKIAGLGKTLGLLALIVCSVVFVLEYLQGIPLVETFMTAVALAVAAVPEGLPAILTLTLALGMQRMARSNAIVRKLLAVETLGSCNVICTDKTGTLTLNQMTVRQAKVNDPEMIFTISALCNNATQSNGKLLGDPTDAALLVYADENGYKRKELEKKYPRLLEIPLDSTRKRMTTVNQIEDQRYLLIKGAPEAILNRCSQIEKKIGVTPIKPEGTDYVMKELNEMTENALRVLGFAYRKLDHDEDLNDKENLEKDLIFAGLVGLMDPPREEAKEAIAIAKKAGIKVVMITGDHKDTAVAIAREISLVDDEKIVALTGSELENLSDNEFENMVNDVSVYARVFPEQKVRIVETLKKMGNVASMTGDGVNDAPALKKAAIGVAMGSGTDVAKESADMLLQDDNFSTIVKTVGEGRTIFDNIRRFVRFQLSTNIGAILTITSASIFSLPIPFNPIQVLWINIIMDGPPAQSLGIEPPEKNVMNRPPLKEEIIPSRSLLKIAIAGVVMAIGTLALYSYILGTDLSPAHENVKAMTMAFTVFVMYQIFNVFNCRSERGFSNRFSNKFLFLAVLASVLLQLGVIYLPFLQGIFRTTALDVFDWILILLVASTILVSDWLAEKLI from the coding sequence ATGAAATGGAAGAATCTAAGTGCAAGTGAAACATTAAAGGAACTTAATTCTAGTATAAATGGGATAACCAATGCTGAAGCACAAAAACGCCTTTCAAAACACGGTAAAAATGAACTGGTAGAGGAAAAAAAGCCAGGACCAGTTCAAATATTTTTTAGCCAGTTCATGGACATCCTCATATTCATACTAATCATAGCAGCTATTGCTGCTTTTTATGTTGGAGATACTCTGGATGCAATTGTCATAGTTATCGTAGTCATTATAAATGCAGTTGTTGGTTTCATTCAAGAATACCGGGCTGAAAAAGCAATGGAAAAACTTAAAGGCATGATATCCAATGAAGCAGTTGTTATCAGAGACAGTCAAGAACAGAAAGTACCCGCGGGAGAACTCACAATCGGAGATATAGTTCTCTTAGAGGAGGGGGATAATGTTCCAGCTGATCTGCGTATAATTGAAAGCCATGACCTATTAATAGATGAATCTGCAATGACTGGGGAATCATTTCCCATTGAAAAACATCCAGAAATCAAATACTCTGATGATCATGGAAATGAAAACATGGCTTTTATGGAAACAGATGTTTCTTCAGGTCGGGGAAAGGGAGTCGTCGTAGAAATTGGTATGGACACCAAGATTGGCAAAATCGCGGAGATGATCCAGGAAGAAGAAGAACCAACACCCCTACAACAAAAAATTGCAGGTTTAGGTAAGACACTGGGGTTACTAGCTCTTATAGTATGTTCAGTTGTGTTTGTACTTGAATATTTGCAGGGAATACCGCTAGTGGAAACTTTTATGACCGCAGTTGCACTGGCAGTGGCTGCAGTTCCAGAAGGTCTTCCAGCTATTTTAACCTTAACCCTAGCTCTAGGAATGCAGCGGATGGCACGAAGTAATGCTATCGTCCGAAAATTATTAGCAGTAGAAACTCTCGGATCCTGTAATGTAATATGCACAGATAAAACCGGAACACTCACCCTAAACCAGATGACTGTCCGCCAAGCTAAGGTCAATGATCCAGAAATGATTTTCACAATTTCTGCCCTTTGCAATAATGCCACACAATCTAATGGAAAATTATTAGGAGACCCTACAGACGCTGCTCTACTAGTATATGCTGATGAAAATGGTTACAAACGCAAGGAACTGGAAAAAAAATACCCACGCCTACTAGAGATTCCATTGGACAGTACCCGAAAAAGGATGACCACTGTGAATCAAATTGAGGACCAACGTTATTTGCTGATTAAAGGAGCTCCAGAGGCCATACTGAACCGATGTTCTCAAATCGAAAAAAAAATAGGTGTAACCCCTATAAAACCGGAGGGCACTGATTATGTAATGAAAGAACTAAATGAAATGACTGAAAACGCACTCAGGGTTCTTGGTTTTGCTTATCGCAAATTAGATCATGATGAAGACTTAAATGATAAAGAAAACCTAGAAAAGGATCTTATATTCGCAGGTTTGGTGGGCTTGATGGATCCACCACGGGAAGAAGCTAAAGAAGCCATAGCAATAGCTAAAAAAGCAGGGATAAAGGTTGTAATGATCACTGGAGATCATAAGGACACTGCTGTGGCTATAGCTCGAGAAATTAGCTTAGTTGATGATGAAAAGATTGTGGCCCTCACCGGATCTGAGCTGGAAAATCTCAGTGACAATGAATTTGAAAACATGGTAAACGATGTCAGTGTATATGCCAGGGTATTTCCTGAACAGAAGGTTCGCATTGTAGAAACCCTTAAAAAGATGGGCAACGTGGCTTCAATGACAGGTGATGGAGTAAATGACGCTCCAGCACTCAAAAAAGCAGCTATTGGTGTGGCAATGGGCAGTGGTACTGATGTTGCCAAAGAATCCGCGGACATGCTCCTACAAGATGATAACTTCTCTACTATAGTCAAAACAGTGGGTGAAGGACGCACTATTTTTGATAACATTAGGAGGTTTGTCCGTTTTCAGCTTTCAACCAACATCGGAGCCATACTCACCATAACTTCAGCATCAATATTTAGCTTACCAATTCCTTTCAACCCCATACAAGTTTTATGGATTAATATTATAATGGATGGACCTCCAGCCCAGTCTTTAGGTATTGAACCACCAGAAAAAAATGTTATGAATCGCCCCCCACTTAAAGAAGAGATCATCCCTAGTAGGAGTCTCTTAAAGATTGCCATCGCAGGAGTGGTTATGGCCATAGGAACTCTGGCTCTCTATTCCTATATTTTAGGCACTGATCTATCTCCTGCCCATGAAAATGTAAAGGCCATGACCATGGCTTTCACAGTTTTTGTCATGTATCAAATATTCAATGTTTTTAACTGCCGATCTGAACGCGGATTTTCTAATAGATTTTCTAATAAATTCCTTTTTCTGGCGGTTCTAGCTTCGGTTCTTCTTCAATTGGGAGTGATATACTTGCCATTCCTTCAAGGAATCTTCAGAACTACAGCTCTAGATGTCTTTGATTGGATTTTAATTTTGTTAGTTGCAAGTACCATCCTGGTTAGTGACTGGCTGGCAGAAAAATTAATATAA
- the carA gene encoding glutamine-hydrolyzing carbamoyl-phosphate synthase small subunit, with protein sequence MKQVAKLALEDGTIYQGEGFGYSTIKTGEVVFATGMTGYVESLTDPSYKGNILMSTYPLQGNYGISKDWFQSDGIKVEGFIVREETRYPSHRQSEQNLSEFLDENKIPGISGIDTRALTLNIRRHGTMKGALATEEVDDEELLTMARTQPRIEDIDLVDKVSVTKPHIFGEEYKNRAVIMDYGVKNNSINELLKREIGVVILPYNTPPQEVLDYEPGGLLVSSGPGNPSRVKEGIKIVQKLSEELPIFGICLGQQIISLAFGAKIYKMKFGHRGANQPVKDLLSGKITITSQNHGFAIDKKSCEGLPIEITQINLNDNTVEGIKHEELPIIGVQYHPEAGPGPKDTDYHFDNFLEDIKKN encoded by the coding sequence ATGAAACAAGTGGCTAAATTAGCTTTAGAGGACGGTACAATTTATCAAGGTGAGGGATTTGGTTATTCCACTATTAAAACAGGAGAAGTTGTATTTGCAACTGGAATGACAGGATACGTTGAATCCCTTACTGATCCTTCTTACAAAGGCAATATATTAATGTCCACATATCCGTTGCAGGGGAATTATGGAATATCAAAGGATTGGTTTCAGTCTGATGGAATAAAAGTTGAAGGATTTATAGTAAGAGAGGAAACTCGCTATCCATCTCATAGACAAAGTGAACAGAACTTATCAGAATTTTTGGATGAAAATAAAATTCCCGGAATAAGTGGAATCGACACCCGTGCACTCACTCTAAATATCCGCAGGCATGGAACCATGAAAGGTGCTCTGGCTACAGAAGAAGTTGATGATGAAGAATTGCTGACTATGGCCCGAACACAACCCAGAATTGAGGATATTGACTTGGTAGACAAAGTATCCGTAACAAAACCCCATATTTTCGGAGAAGAATATAAAAATAGGGCTGTTATCATGGACTATGGGGTGAAAAATAACAGCATTAATGAACTTTTAAAAAGGGAAATTGGCGTAGTTATATTACCTTATAATACACCACCACAAGAAGTACTAGATTATGAACCTGGAGGCTTGTTAGTTTCAAGCGGCCCTGGAAATCCTAGTAGAGTAAAAGAAGGTATTAAAATCGTTCAAAAACTTTCTGAAGAACTCCCAATCTTTGGTATTTGTCTAGGTCAGCAGATTATTTCACTTGCTTTCGGAGCCAAGATTTACAAAATGAAATTCGGACATAGGGGTGCGAATCAGCCCGTGAAAGACCTTTTATCAGGCAAAATTACTATTACATCTCAAAATCATGGTTTTGCAATAGATAAAAAGTCATGTGAAGGTTTGCCAATAGAAATAACCCAAATTAATCTAAATGATAACACAGTAGAGGGTATAAAACACGAAGAACTTCCAATAATCGGTGTTCAATATCATCCTGAAGCTGGACCAGGCCCTAAAGATACTGATTACCACTTCGACAACTTTTTAGAAGATATAAAAAAGAATTGA
- a CDS encoding universal stress protein — protein sequence MYQKILLPTDGSKFAEKAAKHAIWIASRSGAEIIVLNVIETSSLVGLPAEDLIVKIKEMLKEEGRRSLERISEMITQSEGESKIKDLKITLTTEEGSPADSILKTIENENIDLVVMGTSGKHGLDRFLLGSVTEKVVRSSTCPVLAVH from the coding sequence ATGTACCAGAAAATTTTATTGCCGACAGATGGCTCCAAATTTGCTGAAAAAGCGGCTAAACATGCTATCTGGATAGCTAGTAGAAGCGGTGCTGAAATTATCGTTTTAAATGTTATTGAAACATCTTCATTAGTAGGGCTCCCAGCAGAAGACCTCATAGTAAAAATTAAAGAAATGTTAAAAGAAGAAGGTAGGAGATCCCTTGAAAGAATATCAGAAATGATAACACAGAGTGAAGGTGAATCAAAAATTAAAGATCTTAAAATAACGCTAACAACTGAAGAAGGCTCACCTGCTGATTCAATTCTCAAGACCATTGAAAATGAAAACATTGATTTAGTGGTTATGGGAACTTCTGGAAAACATGGTTTAGACAGATTTTTACTGGGCAGTGTAACAGAAAAAGTGGTTAGATCATCAACATGCCCAGTTTTAGCAGTTCATTGA
- the rimI gene encoding ribosomal protein S18-alanine N-acetyltransferase: protein MIIREFKRQDVKKVLEIELASFDDPYPANVLVDIYNLGAGFLVAQQDNMVVGYIIFWIRFENDGHIISLAVDKKYRRTNIGTRLVETAQEIFKKYDVKNICLEVRKGNHGARKFYKNMGFTERTPITNYYEDGEDAVVMDKFLEIDEPEVQKKTEK, encoded by the coding sequence ATGATTATTAGAGAATTCAAACGCCAAGACGTGAAAAAAGTCCTGGAAATTGAATTAGCATCATTTGATGACCCCTATCCAGCTAATGTGTTGGTCGATATTTACAACTTAGGGGCTGGATTTCTAGTGGCCCAGCAAGATAATATGGTAGTAGGATATATTATATTTTGGATCAGATTTGAGAATGATGGCCACATTATCTCCCTTGCAGTGGATAAAAAATATCGTAGAACAAATATTGGAACCCGATTGGTAGAAACTGCTCAGGAGATCTTTAAAAAATATGACGTGAAAAATATATGTCTTGAAGTTAGAAAAGGGAACCATGGCGCCCGTAAATTCTATAAAAACATGGGTTTCACTGAGAGAACACCGATAACGAATTACTATGAAGATGGTGAAGACGCCGTGGTCATGGATAAATTTCTGGAAATAGATGAACCAGAAGTGCAGAAAAAAACTGAAAAATGA